A genomic window from Slackia heliotrinireducens DSM 20476 includes:
- a CDS encoding substrate-binding domain-containing protein codes for MKKLLSSKLLLATVFAAALALCMVACSGGSGTANSDAESTDTAATEEAATEETTEEGTAPAAPENPVIRVSTTTSVNDSGLLPYLQPYFEEDTGYQLEVTSAGTGAAIKKGETGDADVLLVHAKASEEEFVEAGFGVERVSFMYNYFVIVGPADDPAGVADCATAADAFAAIADSQSAFVSRGDDSGTNKKELQIWEAAGINPDGQEWYINAGSGMGATLTQANERQAYTLSDKGTFLSNDASESLQILLGESDDMKNTYTMIAISPEAWPDTNIDGANAFIEWMTSDKALQLIAEYGTEEYGEPLFYILES; via the coding sequence ATGAAGAAACTGCTTTCATCTAAGCTTCTGCTTGCTACCGTATTCGCAGCAGCGCTTGCACTGTGCATGGTAGCTTGTTCCGGTGGTTCCGGCACCGCAAACAGCGATGCCGAATCCACCGACACGGCCGCAACGGAAGAAGCCGCCACGGAAGAAACGACCGAGGAAGGAACCGCGCCTGCCGCGCCTGAGAACCCGGTCATCCGCGTCTCCACCACCACGTCGGTCAACGACTCCGGCCTGCTGCCGTACCTGCAGCCCTACTTCGAAGAGGATACGGGCTATCAGCTGGAGGTCACTTCCGCCGGTACCGGTGCCGCCATCAAGAAGGGCGAGACGGGCGACGCCGACGTGCTATTGGTCCATGCCAAGGCGAGCGAAGAAGAGTTCGTCGAGGCTGGCTTCGGCGTCGAGCGCGTTTCGTTCATGTACAACTACTTCGTGATCGTCGGCCCCGCCGATGATCCAGCAGGCGTCGCCGACTGCGCAACGGCCGCCGACGCATTCGCTGCTATCGCCGATTCCCAGTCCGCATTCGTCTCCCGCGGCGACGATTCCGGCACGAACAAGAAGGAACTCCAGATTTGGGAAGCCGCTGGCATCAACCCTGACGGGCAAGAGTGGTACATCAACGCCGGTAGCGGCATGGGCGCAACGCTGACCCAGGCCAACGAGCGCCAGGCTTACACCCTCTCCGACAAGGGCACCTTCCTGTCCAACGACGCTAGCGAATCCCTGCAGATTCTGCTGGGTGAATCCGATGACATGAAGAACACCTACACGATGATCGCCATCAGCCCCGAAGCCTGGCCCGACACCAACATCGACGGCGCCAATGCCTTCATCGAGTGGATGACCAGCGACAAGGCTCTCCAGCTCATCGCCGAATACGGCACCGAAGAGTACGGCGAGCCTCTGTTCTACATCCTCGAGTCGTAA